The following proteins are co-located in the Stegostoma tigrinum isolate sSteTig4 chromosome 39, sSteTig4.hap1, whole genome shotgun sequence genome:
- the LOC125447707 gene encoding G-protein coupled receptor 4, translating into MCNISDESCDVDSRLDSLFPPTLYIFVIVIGLPTNCLALWAAYLQVKQKNELGVYLLNLSISDLLYIATLPPWINYFLHQDNWILGPESCKLFGFILYTNIYISIAFLSCISVDRYLAVAHPLRFAKIRRIKTAVITSLVVWTIEIGANCAPLFHNELFEDRFNHTFCFEKYPMEKWVAQMNLYRVFIGFLFPWILMLFSYQGILKAIKGNLSTEKGEKVKIKRLALGLIIILLLCFAPYHIILLLRSVMYLSRPWDCSFEENIFTAYHVSLALTSLNCVADPILYCLVNEGARSDMTKGLAPILKFFASPKSTDIARSVTLDTPLSSKKSQYFNIELVVLRDDCIQMKTLSI; encoded by the coding sequence ATGTGCAACATCAGCGATGAGAGCTGCGACGTGGACTCGAGACTGGACAGCCTCTTCCCCCCGACTTTGTACATCTTTGTCATCGTCATCGGGCTGCCGACCAACTGCCTGGCACTGTGGGCGGCCTACCTGCAGGTCAAGCAGAAGAACGAGCTGGGCGTCTACCTACTCAACTTGTCCATCTCTGACCTCCTGTACATCGCCACCCTGCCGCCGTGGATTAACTATTTCCTCCATCAGGATAACTGGATCCTGGGGCCGGAATCCTGCAAGCTCTTCGGCTTCATCCTCTACACCAACATCTACATCAGCATCGCCTTCCTCAGCTGCATCTCGGTTGACCGCTACTTGGCCGTAGCCCACCCGCTGCGATTTGCCAAGATCCGTCGGATCAAGACAGCAGTCATCACCAGCCTGGTGGTCTGGACAATCGAGATTGGGGCCAACTGCGCCCCGCTCTTCCACAATGAACTCTTCGAAGACCGCTTCAACCACACGTTCTGCTTCGAAAAGTACCCCATGGAGAAGTGGGTGGCCCAGATGAACCTCTACCGTGTTTTCATCGGCTTCCTGTTCCCCTGGATCTTGATGCTCTTCTCCTACCAGGGCATCCTGAAGGCCATCAAGGGCAACTTGTCTACCGAGAAGGGGGAGAAGGTAAAGATTAAACGCCTGGCCCTAGGCCTCATCATTATCCTCCTGCTGTGCTTTGCACCATACCACATTATCCTCCTCCTGAGGAGTGTCATGTACTTGAGCAGGCCCTGGGACTGCAGCTTCGAGGAGAACATCTTCACGGCCTACCACGTCTCGCTGGCCCTGACCAGCCTCAACTGTGTGGCCGACCCCATCCTTTACTGCCTGGTGAACGAGGGCGCCCGGAGTGACATGACCAAGGGCCTGGCACCGATCCTGAAATTCTTCGCCAGCCCCAAGTCGACGGATATTGCACGCTCGGTCACCCTGGACACCCCCCTCTCCTCCAAAAAATCCCAATATTTCAACATTGAGTTGGTGGTACTACGTGATGACTGCATTCAAATGAAGACTTTGAGTATATGA